Proteins encoded by one window of Desulfovibrio ferrophilus:
- a CDS encoding ABC transporter ATP-binding protein, translated as MLELKDITLYFHKGSINEVRALNNVSLTINEGDFITVIGSNGAGKSTLLNTLAGTHMPQKGTMSLKGEIITTWPEYKRARHMGRVFQDPLKGTCSTLSIEQNMALARRRGKIRGLSRGVTGEDRKIFAKEVKKIGLGLETRLADSIGLLSGGQRQALTLLMATMVRPDILLLDEHTAALDPKTANQTLLLTEHLVTSQNLTTLMVTHNMNQAIKLGNRLIMLHQGEIILDISGEKKQALSVNDLLAQFYAVKGEEFSSDKMLLT; from the coding sequence ATGCTAGAACTCAAAGATATCACCCTCTATTTTCACAAGGGCAGCATCAATGAAGTGCGCGCTCTGAATAACGTCTCCCTGACCATCAACGAGGGCGACTTCATTACCGTCATCGGCTCCAACGGCGCGGGCAAATCCACGCTGCTGAACACCCTGGCGGGGACCCACATGCCCCAGAAAGGAACCATGAGCCTGAAGGGTGAAATCATCACCACCTGGCCGGAATACAAACGTGCCCGCCACATGGGCCGCGTTTTTCAGGATCCGCTCAAGGGCACCTGCTCCACCCTGTCCATCGAGCAGAACATGGCCCTGGCAAGACGCCGGGGGAAAATTCGTGGTCTGTCACGGGGCGTGACGGGTGAAGACCGTAAAATCTTCGCCAAGGAAGTCAAAAAGATTGGCCTGGGCCTGGAAACAAGACTGGCAGACAGCATCGGGCTGCTCTCCGGCGGCCAGCGTCAGGCCCTGACCCTGCTCATGGCGACCATGGTCCGTCCGGACATCCTGCTTCTGGACGAACACACTGCGGCCTTGGACCCCAAGACCGCCAACCAGACCCTGCTCCTGACCGAGCATCTGGTGACGTCCCAGAATCTGACCACGCTCATGGTCACACACAACATGAATCAGGCCATCAAACTGGGTAACCGTTTGATCATGCTCCACCAAGGCGAAATCATTCTGGATATCTCCGGCGAGAAAAAGCAGGCGCTGTCTGTAAACGATCTGTTGGCCCAGTTCTACGCCGTGAAGGGTGAGGAATTCAGCTCTGACAAGATGCTACTGACCTAG